ATGTCGTACAGCGGCAGCGCGATGCCCAGTAGCAGCGGCAACAGCAACGCAAACTCGACGCTGACGATCCCTTTGGCATTGCCTCGTGCGTAACGACGCCCCTTGAGCCGTGGTCTCGTCTTCATGTCAGAAGCCCTCGTTGCGCATGGTCGCGGCGACGCTGAAGTTGAAGAAGCCGCCGGGAAAGAACGAGCGGATCATCGGCGTGATCATCGGCCACGCGCAGTTGATCTGCAGCACGACGATGTCGCCGGGATTGCCGAACATGCTCGAGCTGTAGCTCGCGTCGCTCGCATAGTTCTGCGCCTTGCCGCTGTTGACCGTGATCGCGTAGCTCGGATTGACGAGGGGATACAGACCCATCGACTGATCCTTGATCTCCTGGATCACGGCGAGATAGCGCTGCGGACTCTTCTGGTTCGGGTCAAGCCCCGTCTGCCCCGTCACCGCGTAGCGCGCGCCCTCGCGCACCGCGTATTGCATGGTCAGGTTCACCCACAGCGCGACGCCGAGATCCATCACCATGCACAGCAGAAAGAACAGGATGGGCGCGATAAACGCGAACTCGAGCGTCGCGACGCCAAGCTGCCCACGGCGGCGTCCCTGCGAACGCCTCGCGCGCGACACTCTCAGATGAGGACGCGTGGTTTGCATCGTGTCTCTCCCGCAGTG
The Paraburkholderia terrae genome window above contains:
- a CDS encoding TadE family protein; its protein translation is MQTTRPHLRVSRARRSQGRRRGQLGVATLEFAFIAPILFFLLCMVMDLGVALWVNLTMQYAVREGARYAVTGQTGLDPNQKSPQRYLAVIQEIKDQSMGLYPLVNPSYAITVNSGKAQNYASDASYSSSMFGNPGDIVVLQINCAWPMITPMIRSFFPGGFFNFSVAATMRNEGF